A single Pseudomonas sp. HN11 DNA region contains:
- a CDS encoding HDOD domain-containing protein produces the protein MNKLAEKVQQALVRAIDNDDLVLPTLPEVALNIRQAAEDPEISISHLSKVIGRDTALSARLIKVVNSPLLRATQEVTDLHTAITRLGTNYSSNLAIGLVMEQIFHARSDVVEQKMREVWRRSLEVAGVSYALCRSHSQLKPDQAALGGLVHQIGVLPILTYAEDHYELLADPVSLNHVIESIHPLLGDKLLSGWDFPEMLAKLPGQYLDLERDSASLDYIDLVQVAVLYCHRGTDHPLASVPVSTLPAIKKLRVDPYSDVLRAELDEARSMFY, from the coding sequence ATGAACAAGCTGGCGGAAAAAGTCCAACAGGCTTTAGTGAGGGCCATCGATAACGATGACCTGGTTCTGCCGACATTGCCGGAAGTGGCCCTGAACATTCGTCAGGCCGCTGAGGATCCGGAAATCAGCATCAGCCACTTGAGCAAGGTGATCGGTCGCGATACCGCGCTGTCGGCGCGCCTGATCAAAGTGGTCAACAGCCCGTTGTTGCGCGCCACCCAGGAAGTCACCGACCTGCACACCGCCATCACCCGGCTGGGCACCAACTACAGCAGCAACTTGGCGATCGGCTTGGTGATGGAACAGATCTTCCATGCCCGCTCCGATGTGGTCGAACAAAAGATGCGTGAGGTATGGCGTCGCAGCCTGGAAGTGGCGGGCGTGAGTTACGCCTTGTGTCGCAGCCACAGCCAGCTCAAGCCAGACCAGGCGGCCCTCGGCGGCCTGGTGCACCAGATCGGCGTATTGCCGATCCTGACGTACGCAGAAGATCACTACGAGCTGCTCGCGGATCCGGTCAGCCTCAACCACGTGATCGAAAGCATCCATCCACTACTGGGTGACAAACTGCTGAGTGGCTGGGACTTTCCGGAAATGCTGGCCAAACTGCCCGGTCAATACCTGGACCTGGAGCGCGATTCGGCGAGCCTCGACTACATCGATCTGGTGCAGGTCGCCGTGCTGTATTGTCATCGCGGCACCGATCACCCTCTGGCGAGCGTTCCAGTCTCCACCTTGCCGGCGATCAAGAAACTGCGGGTCGACCCCTACAGCGACGTACTGCGTGCCGAGCTGGATGAAGCGCGCTCGATGTTCTACTGA
- a CDS encoding MucB/RseB C-terminal domain-containing protein encodes MRAIPLLTLLLSGWFALPAHADEAQDWLTRLGRAEQQQSFQGTFVYERNGSFSTHDIWHRARNGQVRERLLQLDGSAQEVVRLDGRAQCVSGTLVAGLGNSRDAPSRALDPQKLNQFYELAVIGKSRVAGRNAVIVSITPRDQYRYGFELHLDRETALPLKSLLLNDQGQLLERFQFTRLNTSVVPDDRDLQPSSECTPISVANDKAPEVQSTQAWHLEWLPPGFQLINTSARKDIQTKATVDSLMYGDGLARFSIFLEPISDASVTETRTQLGPTVAVSRRLNTVDGEMMVTVVGELPIGTAERIALSVRGEKKPAAQP; translated from the coding sequence ATGCGAGCCATACCGCTCCTTACGCTTTTGCTCAGTGGTTGGTTTGCACTCCCCGCCCATGCCGATGAAGCCCAAGACTGGCTGACTCGACTTGGGCGTGCAGAGCAGCAGCAAAGCTTTCAAGGTACGTTTGTCTACGAACGTAACGGCAGTTTCTCTACCCATGACATCTGGCATCGTGCCCGGAATGGTCAGGTCCGTGAGCGGCTCTTGCAGCTCGATGGTTCTGCCCAGGAAGTCGTGCGGTTGGATGGCCGGGCCCAATGTGTCAGCGGCACCCTTGTCGCAGGCCTCGGCAACTCGCGTGATGCACCGTCCCGTGCGCTTGATCCGCAAAAACTCAATCAATTCTATGAACTGGCCGTCATCGGCAAATCTCGCGTGGCCGGGCGTAATGCGGTGATCGTCTCGATCACGCCGCGTGACCAGTACCGCTACGGTTTTGAACTGCATCTGGATCGTGAAACGGCGCTGCCGCTCAAATCCCTTTTGCTCAACGACCAAGGGCAGTTGCTGGAGCGCTTCCAGTTCACGCGACTCAATACATCGGTCGTGCCGGATGATCGCGATCTGCAACCCAGCAGCGAATGCACACCTATATCTGTCGCCAATGACAAAGCCCCCGAGGTGCAGTCGACCCAGGCCTGGCATTTGGAGTGGTTGCCGCCGGGCTTTCAATTGATAAATACCAGCGCCCGCAAAGACATCCAGACCAAGGCCACAGTCGACAGCCTTATGTATGGGGACGGTCTGGCGCGCTTTTCGATATTCCTCGAACCGATCAGCGATGCAAGCGTCACGGAAACCCGCACTCAGCTGGGCCCAACGGTTGCTGTGTCCCGTCGCCTTAATACGGTGGATGGCGAAATGATGGTGACCGTTGTGGGCGAACTCCCTATTGGCACCGCAGAACGTATCGCGTTGTCGGTGCGCGGCGAAAAAAAGCCAGCCGCCCAGCCGTGA
- the rpoE gene encoding RNA polymerase sigma factor RpoE — MLTQEEDQQLVERVQRGDKRAFDLLVLKYQHKILGLIVRFVHDTHEAQDVAQEAFIKAYRALGNFRGDSAFYTWLYRIAINTAKNYLVSRGRRPPDSDVSSEDAEFYDGDHGLKDLESPERALLRDEIEGTVHRTIQQLPEDLRTALTLREFDGLSYEDIASVMQCPVGTVRSRIFRAREAIDKALQPLLQEN, encoded by the coding sequence ATGCTAACCCAGGAAGAGGATCAGCAGCTGGTCGAGCGCGTTCAACGCGGCGATAAGCGAGCTTTTGATCTGCTAGTGCTGAAATACCAGCACAAAATTCTCGGGTTGATCGTGCGGTTTGTGCACGACACCCATGAAGCGCAGGACGTTGCACAGGAAGCCTTTATCAAGGCTTACCGTGCACTTGGTAACTTTCGCGGTGACAGTGCGTTTTACACGTGGCTATACCGAATCGCCATTAACACGGCGAAGAACTATCTGGTGTCTCGCGGACGCCGCCCACCGGATAGCGATGTAAGTTCAGAAGATGCAGAATTTTACGATGGTGATCACGGCCTCAAGGATCTCGAGTCGCCGGAGCGTGCATTGCTGCGCGACGAGATCGAAGGCACCGTCCATCGCACAATTCAGCAACTGCCAGAAGATTTGCGTACGGCGTTAACTTTACGTGAATTCGATGGTCTGAGTTACGAAGACATTGCGAGCGTCATGCAGTGTCCGGTGGGGACTGTAAGGTCACGGATTTTCCGGGCCCGGGAAGCCATCGATAAAGCCTTGCAACCGTTGTTGCAAGAGAACTAA
- the ygfZ gene encoding CAF17-like 4Fe-4S cluster assembly/insertion protein YgfZ, with protein MADSAFFCPLSHEGVLAVRGADAAKFLQGQLTCNLNYLSDTQASLGARCTQKGRMQSSFRILLQSDGVLLAMAIELLEPQLADLKKYAVFSKSKLADESAAWVRFGLANADKALSGLGLELPAETDSVVRDGALIAVRVSPGRAELWVPAERADAVRSQLAGQLQQADLNEWLLGQIRAGIGQVMPQTRELFIPQMLNLQAVGGVSFKKGCYTGQEIVARMQYLGKLKRRLYHLSLDGLEMPEPGTPLFSPSHNSSIGEVVIAAKADRSVELLAVLQAEAADSGDVHVGTLEGPGLHLLDLPYTLDRDREIQR; from the coding sequence ATGGCTGACTCTGCTTTCTTCTGCCCCCTGTCCCACGAAGGCGTTCTTGCCGTCCGCGGCGCCGACGCGGCCAAATTCCTTCAAGGCCAACTCACCTGCAACCTCAATTACCTGAGCGACACCCAGGCCAGCCTCGGTGCGCGCTGCACGCAAAAAGGGCGCATGCAATCGAGCTTTCGCATTCTGCTGCAAAGTGACGGCGTGTTGCTGGCTATGGCCATCGAGCTGCTGGAGCCGCAACTGGCAGACCTGAAAAAATACGCTGTGTTCTCCAAATCCAAACTCGCCGATGAAAGCGCCGCCTGGGTTCGTTTCGGCCTGGCAAATGCCGACAAGGCGCTGTCCGGCCTTGGCCTGGAGCTGCCAGCCGAGACTGACAGCGTCGTCCGCGACGGTGCCTTGATCGCCGTGCGCGTGTCCCCTGGCCGTGCCGAACTCTGGGTGCCCGCCGAGCGGGCCGACGCTGTGCGCAGCCAACTGGCTGGACAGCTACAACAAGCCGACTTGAATGAATGGCTGCTGGGTCAAATCCGCGCAGGCATCGGTCAGGTCATGCCACAGACCCGCGAACTGTTCATCCCGCAGATGCTCAACCTGCAGGCCGTGGGCGGCGTGAGTTTCAAGAAAGGTTGCTACACCGGCCAGGAAATCGTCGCGCGCATGCAGTACCTGGGCAAACTGAAACGTCGGTTGTACCACTTGAGCCTTGATGGGCTTGAAATGCCCGAGCCAGGCACACCGCTGTTTTCCCCCAGCCATAACAGTTCAATCGGCGAAGTGGTGATTGCGGCAAAAGCTGATCGTAGCGTTGAACTTCTGGCCGTATTGCAAGCCGAAGCTGCCGATAGTGGCGATGTGCATGTAGGCACGTTGGAAGGCCCCGGTTTGCACTTGCTTGACCTGCCTTACACGCTCGATCGTGATCGAGAGATCCAGCGCTGA
- a CDS encoding FAD assembly factor SdhE, with protein sequence MVEDVEINRLYWHSRRGMLELDVLLVPFTKEVYATLDQVDRDLYVRLLTCEDQDMFGWFMERAESEDPELQRMVRMILDRVQPK encoded by the coding sequence ATGGTCGAAGATGTAGAAATCAATCGCCTCTACTGGCACAGCCGTCGTGGCATGCTGGAGTTGGATGTGTTGCTGGTACCTTTCACCAAAGAGGTCTACGCAACGCTCGATCAGGTGGACCGCGACCTCTACGTCAGACTGCTGACCTGCGAAGACCAGGACATGTTCGGCTGGTTCATGGAGCGCGCGGAGTCAGAAGATCCGGAGTTGCAGCGCATGGTCCGGATGATTCTGGATCGTGTCCAACCCAAGTAG
- a CDS encoding response regulator, whose amino-acid sequence MRVLLVEDHLQLAESVAQALKSTGLTVDVLHDGVAADLALGSEEYAAAILDVGLPRMDGFEVLARLRARGKNLPVLMLTARSDVKDRVHGLNLGADDYLAKPFELTELEARVKALLRRSVLGGERQQACGVLVYDLDTRRFTVGGELMTLTSREQAVLEALIARPGRVMSKEQLASQVFGLDEEASPDAIEIYVHRLRKKLDGQPIAIVTFRGLGYLLEARDA is encoded by the coding sequence ATGCGTGTCCTGCTGGTTGAAGACCATCTGCAACTCGCCGAAAGTGTCGCGCAAGCGCTCAAGAGCACGGGTTTGACCGTCGACGTGCTGCACGATGGCGTGGCGGCGGACCTGGCCCTCGGCAGCGAGGAATATGCGGCGGCGATCCTCGATGTGGGGCTGCCCCGCATGGATGGTTTTGAGGTGCTCGCACGTTTACGCGCCCGTGGGAAAAACTTGCCGGTGCTGATGCTAACGGCGCGCAGTGATGTGAAGGACCGCGTGCACGGCCTGAATCTGGGGGCTGATGACTATCTCGCCAAACCTTTCGAGTTGACGGAGCTGGAAGCGCGGGTCAAGGCCTTGCTACGACGTAGCGTGCTGGGCGGTGAGCGTCAGCAGGCCTGTGGCGTGTTGGTCTATGACCTCGACACCCGACGTTTCACCGTGGGCGGCGAGCTGATGACGCTCACCTCCCGTGAACAAGCGGTGCTGGAAGCGCTGATCGCCCGGCCAGGTCGGGTCATGAGTAAGGAACAGTTGGCCTCCCAGGTATTCGGCCTGGACGAAGAGGCCAGCCCGGACGCTATTGAAATCTACGTGCACCGCCTGCGCAAAAAGCTCGATGGCCAGCCCATCGCCATCGTGACGTTCCGTGGCCTCGGCTACTTGCTGGAAGCCCGTGATGCATAA
- a CDS encoding DegQ family serine endoprotease, which yields MSIPRLKSYLSIVATVLVLGQAVPAQAVELPDFTQLVEQASPAVVNISTTQKLPDRKVSNQQMPDLEGLPPMLREFFERGMPQPRAPRGGGGGQREAQSLGSGFIISPDGYILTNNHVIADADEILVRLADRSELKAKLVGTDPRSDVALLKIEGKDLPVLKLGKSQDLKAGQWVVAIGSPFGFDHTVTQGIVSAIGRSLPNENYVPFIQTDVPINPGNSGGPLFNLAGEVVGINSQIYTRSGGFMGVSFAIPIDVAMDVSNQLKSGGKVSRGWLGVVIQEVNKDLAESFGLDKPAGALVAQIQDDGPAAKGGLQVGDVILSMNGQPIVMSADLPHLVGALKAGSKAKLEVIREGKRQTVELTVGAIPEEGATLDALGNAKPGAERSSNRLGIAVAELTDEQKKTFDLKSGVVIKEVQDGPASLIGLQPGDVITHLNNQAIDSTKQFTDIAKALPKNRTVSMRVLRQGRASFITFKLAE from the coding sequence ATGTCGATACCACGTTTGAAGTCTTACCTATCCATAGTCGCCACGGTGTTGGTGCTGGGTCAGGCCGTGCCCGCGCAAGCGGTCGAGCTGCCTGACTTCACCCAATTGGTTGAGCAAGCCTCGCCGGCCGTGGTGAACATTAGTACCACGCAAAAACTGCCGGATCGCAAAGTCTCCAACCAGCAGATGCCGGACCTGGAAGGCCTGCCGCCGATGCTGCGCGAGTTCTTCGAGCGCGGCATGCCGCAGCCACGCGCACCCCGTGGAGGCGGTGGTGGCCAGCGTGAGGCTCAGTCTCTGGGCTCGGGCTTCATCATCTCGCCGGATGGCTACATCCTCACCAACAACCACGTGATTGCAGACGCTGACGAAATTCTCGTGCGCCTGGCTGACCGTAGTGAGTTGAAAGCCAAACTGGTGGGCACCGATCCGCGTTCCGACGTGGCGCTGCTGAAAATTGAAGGCAAAGACCTGCCGGTGTTGAAACTGGGTAAATCCCAGGACCTCAAAGCCGGACAGTGGGTCGTTGCCATCGGTTCGCCGTTTGGTTTTGACCACACCGTGACCCAAGGCATCGTCAGCGCCATCGGTCGCAGCCTGCCGAACGAAAATTACGTCCCGTTCATCCAGACCGATGTGCCGATCAACCCGGGTAACTCGGGTGGTCCGCTGTTCAACCTGGCGGGTGAAGTGGTGGGGATCAACTCGCAGATATACACCCGTTCCGGCGGTTTCATGGGCGTGTCGTTCGCTATCCCGATCGACGTGGCCATGGACGTTTCCAATCAGCTGAAAAGCGGCGGGAAGGTCAGTCGTGGCTGGTTGGGGGTGGTGATCCAGGAAGTGAACAAAGACCTGGCTGAATCGTTCGGCCTCGACAAGCCGGCCGGTGCGCTGGTCGCGCAGATCCAGGACGACGGCCCGGCAGCCAAAGGCGGCCTGCAAGTCGGCGACGTGATCCTGAGCATGAACGGCCAGCCGATTGTCATGTCGGCCGACCTGCCGCACTTGGTGGGCGCACTCAAGGCTGGCAGCAAAGCCAAGCTGGAAGTGATCCGTGAAGGCAAGCGCCAGACCGTTGAGCTGACGGTCGGTGCCATCCCTGAAGAGGGCGCAACCCTGGATGCCCTGGGCAACGCCAAGCCAGGAGCGGAGCGCAGCAGCAACCGCCTGGGTATTGCCGTGGCCGAGCTGACCGATGAGCAGAAGAAAACCTTCGACCTCAAGAGTGGCGTGGTAATCAAGGAAGTGCAGGACGGTCCTGCGTCCCTTATTGGCCTGCAGCCGGGTGATGTCATCACCCACCTGAACAACCAGGCCATTGACAGCACCAAGCAATTCACCGACATCGCCAAGGCGTTGCCAAAGAATCGTACGGTATCGATGCGCGTGCTGCGTCAGGGGCGTGCAAGCTTCATCACGTTCAAGCTCGCCGAGTAA
- a CDS encoding OprD family porin — MLSTQPQALSPVRFSRLTRTALASAATLAGFSPLSQAAFFEDSSATLETRNMYFNRDFRDGTSAQQSKRDEWAQGFMLNLQSGYTDGTVGFGVDALGMLGVKLDSSPDRTGTGLLPTHDDGRAADEYSKLGLTGKVKISATELKIGSLIPELPILKPNDGRILPQTFNGGLITSKEFKNLVFTGGRLDKAKDRDDSNYEDIALNNKNSRFVSGATGRHFNFGGADYKFADKITGSYHFAQLDDVYRQHFLGLVAARPMGPGTFATDLRLAISDDAGAARGGKIDNTSLNGLFSYALNGHKLSAGYQHMSGDSAFPYVDGSDPYLVNFVQINDFAGAEERSWQARYDYDFAKLGIPGLSFMSRYLSGDNIKLKNGETGKEWERNTEIKYVVQTGTFKDVAVRLRNATYRSNYSARDADEMRLLVSYSIALW; from the coding sequence ATGCTGTCGACACAGCCACAGGCCCTCTCGCCTGTTCGTTTTTCTCGTCTGACCCGGACCGCCCTCGCCAGTGCCGCTACCCTTGCCGGCTTTTCGCCGCTTAGCCAGGCTGCCTTCTTCGAAGACAGTAGCGCGACTCTGGAAACCCGCAACATGTACTTCAACCGCGACTTCCGCGATGGCACCAGTGCCCAGCAATCCAAGCGCGACGAGTGGGCCCAAGGCTTCATGCTCAACCTGCAATCGGGCTACACCGACGGCACCGTCGGCTTTGGCGTGGATGCGCTGGGCATGCTCGGGGTCAAGCTCGACTCCAGCCCCGACCGCACCGGCACCGGCCTGCTGCCCACCCATGACGACGGCCGCGCCGCCGACGAGTACTCCAAGCTGGGCCTGACCGGCAAAGTAAAGATCTCGGCCACTGAGTTGAAAATCGGCTCACTGATCCCCGAATTGCCGATCCTCAAGCCCAATGACGGCCGCATCCTGCCGCAGACCTTCAACGGCGGCCTGATCACCTCCAAGGAATTCAAGAACCTGGTGTTCACCGGGGGCCGTCTGGACAAAGCCAAGGACCGCGACGACAGCAATTACGAAGACATCGCCCTCAACAACAAGAACAGCCGTTTCGTCAGCGGCGCCACCGGCAGGCACTTCAACTTCGGTGGCGCCGACTACAAGTTCGCCGACAAGATCACCGGCAGCTACCACTTCGCCCAACTCGATGACGTATACCGCCAACATTTCCTCGGTCTGGTGGCCGCGCGCCCGATGGGCCCCGGCACCTTCGCCACCGACCTGCGCCTGGCCATCAGTGATGACGCAGGCGCAGCCCGTGGCGGCAAGATCGACAACACCTCCCTCAACGGCCTGTTCAGCTATGCCCTCAATGGCCACAAGCTCAGCGCCGGTTACCAGCACATGTCCGGCGACAGTGCTTTCCCGTATGTGGATGGCAGCGACCCGTACCTGGTCAACTTCGTGCAGATCAACGACTTTGCCGGTGCCGAGGAGCGTTCCTGGCAAGCGCGCTATGACTACGACTTCGCCAAGCTGGGCATTCCCGGCCTGAGTTTCATGAGCCGTTACCTGTCGGGTGACAACATCAAGCTCAAGAACGGCGAGACTGGCAAGGAGTGGGAGCGCAACACCGAGATCAAGTACGTGGTGCAGACCGGCACCTTCAAAGATGTGGCCGTGCGCCTGCGCAACGCCACCTACCGTTCCAACTATTCAGCCCGTGATGCGGATGAAATGCGCCTGCTGGTCAGCTACAGCATCGCGCTCTGGTAG
- a CDS encoding sigma-E factor negative regulatory protein yields the protein MSRDALQESLSAVMDNEADELELRRVLNAFDDAETRDTWSRYQVARAVMHKDLLIPRLDIAAAVSAALADEAVPAKAARGPWRSLGRLAVAASVTVAVLAGVRLYNQDEIAGAELAQQTQQPVMAGPQVKGPAVLAGYKESSDTTGPMANGVLQGQSGWQDQRLPGYLRQHAQESALKGTETALPYARAASLENR from the coding sequence ATGAGTCGTGATGCCCTGCAGGAATCGCTGTCCGCAGTGATGGATAACGAAGCGGATGAACTGGAACTTCGTCGAGTGCTCAACGCATTTGATGACGCCGAAACCCGTGATACCTGGTCTCGTTACCAAGTCGCTCGGGCGGTGATGCACAAGGATCTTCTAATCCCTCGTCTGGATATTGCTGCGGCCGTTTCTGCCGCGCTGGCTGATGAAGCCGTTCCGGCAAAAGCTGCTCGTGGTCCATGGCGTAGCCTGGGTCGCCTGGCAGTGGCTGCCTCGGTGACTGTTGCCGTGTTGGCCGGTGTTCGCCTGTACAACCAGGATGAAATCGCCGGTGCCGAACTGGCCCAGCAGACTCAGCAGCCGGTGATGGCTGGACCTCAAGTCAAAGGCCCAGCGGTACTGGCCGGCTACAAGGAAAGCTCTGATACCACCGGTCCGATGGCCAATGGTGTACTGCAGGGGCAATCCGGCTGGCAGGACCAGCGTCTTCCGGGCTACCTGCGCCAGCATGCACAGGAATCTGCTCTGAAAGGCACTGAAACCGCTTTGCCATACGCTCGCGCGGCCAGTCTGGAAAACCGCTAA
- a CDS encoding sensor histidine kinase, which yields MHKPSSLRWRLLWNLALLLVLLMLASGMSAYWNGREAADTAYDRTLLASARTIAAGLTQVDGTLSANVPYVALDTFAYDSAGRIYYQVNDIDQKLISGYENLPGPPPGTPRTDDYPALARFYDAVYQGQEVRVVSLLKAVSEPNMNGMAEIRVAETDEARVSMARSLMADTLLRLGMLAIGALLLVWFAVSAALRPLERLRTAVEERQPDDLRPLPLVEVQHEFGPLVRSLNHFTERLRGQFERQAQFIADAAHELRTPLAALKARLELGLRAEDPATWRSTLETAAQGTDRLTHLANQLLSLARIENGARAIAEGGAQLLDLSQLARELGMAMAPLAHARGVALALEADEPVWLRGEPTLLNELLSNLVDNALAHTPPGGNVILRVTAPAVLEVEDDGPGIPQDERDRVFERFYRRSQQGMGSGLGLAIVGEICRAHLAQISLHDGEQAGLKVRVSFIAGDQ from the coding sequence ATGCATAAGCCCAGCAGTCTGCGCTGGCGCCTGCTGTGGAACCTGGCGTTGTTGCTGGTGTTATTGATGTTGGCCAGCGGCATGAGCGCCTACTGGAATGGGCGCGAGGCCGCCGACACCGCCTACGACCGCACGCTGCTGGCCTCGGCGCGTACTATCGCCGCCGGCTTGACCCAGGTGGACGGCACCTTGAGCGCCAACGTGCCCTACGTTGCCCTTGATACCTTCGCCTACGACAGTGCCGGGCGTATTTATTACCAGGTCAATGACATCGATCAGAAGTTGATCTCTGGCTACGAAAACCTGCCCGGCCCACCGCCAGGCACGCCGCGTACCGATGACTATCCGGCACTGGCGCGCTTCTATGACGCCGTGTATCAGGGTCAGGAAGTGCGTGTGGTGAGTTTGCTCAAGGCCGTTTCCGAACCGAACATGAACGGTATGGCGGAAATCCGCGTGGCCGAAACCGATGAAGCGCGTGTGAGCATGGCGCGCAGCTTGATGGCCGACACCTTGCTGCGTTTAGGGATGCTCGCCATCGGTGCGTTGTTGCTGGTTTGGTTTGCCGTGAGTGCGGCATTGCGGCCGCTGGAGCGTCTGCGCACGGCTGTTGAAGAGCGTCAGCCTGACGACTTGCGCCCGCTGCCTTTGGTAGAAGTGCAGCATGAGTTCGGGCCGCTGGTGCGCTCCCTCAACCACTTCACCGAACGCCTGCGCGGCCAGTTCGAACGGCAGGCGCAGTTTATTGCCGATGCAGCCCATGAATTGCGCACGCCACTGGCAGCGCTCAAGGCACGATTGGAACTGGGTTTGCGCGCCGAGGATCCCGCAACCTGGCGCAGCACTCTGGAAACGGCGGCCCAGGGGACTGACCGCCTGACTCATCTGGCTAATCAACTGTTATCACTGGCACGTATCGAAAACGGTGCCCGTGCCATTGCCGAGGGTGGCGCGCAGTTACTTGACCTCAGCCAGTTGGCCCGGGAGCTGGGCATGGCGATGGCGCCACTGGCCCACGCACGCGGCGTAGCGCTGGCGCTGGAAGCCGACGAGCCGGTGTGGTTGCGTGGTGAGCCAACCCTGTTGAATGAGTTGCTGAGCAACCTGGTGGACAATGCCCTGGCCCACACGCCACCGGGGGGCAATGTGATCCTGCGGGTGACCGCGCCGGCGGTGCTGGAAGTGGAAGATGATGGTCCAGGCATCCCGCAGGACGAACGAGACCGGGTGTTCGAACGTTTCTACCGCCGCAGTCAGCAGGGCATGGGTTCGGGGCTGGGGTTGGCAATTGTCGGTGAAATCTGCCGGGCACACCTGGCGCAGATCAGCCTGCACGATGGCGAACAGGCTGGACTGAAGGTGCGGGTGAGTTTTATCGCGGGTGATCAGTAG
- the nadB gene encoding L-aspartate oxidase, giving the protein MSQQFQHDVLVIGSGAAGLSLALTLPSHLRIAVLSKGDLANGSTFWAQGGVAAVLDDADTVQSHVEDTLNAGGGLCNEEAVRFTVEHSREAIQWLIDQGVPFTRDDHAGSDDGGFEFHLTREGGHSHRRIIHAADATGAAIFRTLLDQARQRPNIELLEQRVAVDLITEKRLGLDGERCLGAYVLNRASGEVDTYGARFTILASGGAAKVYLYTSNPDGACGDGIAMAWRSGCRVANLEFNQFHPTCLYHPQAKSFLITEALRGEGAHLKLPNGERFMQRFDPRAELAPRDIVARAIDHEMKRLGIDCVYLDISHKPEAFIKTHFPTVYERCLAFNIDITKGPIPVVPAAHYTCGGVMVDRHGRTDVPGLYAIGETSFTGLHGANRMASNSLLECFVYARSAATDILEQLSRIPVPAALPRWDASQVTDSDEDVIIAHNWDELRRFMWDYVGIVRTNKRLQRAQHRVRLLLDEIDEFYSNYKVSRDLIELRNLAQVAELMIRSAMERKESRGLHYTLDYPQMLPEARDTILAPTTYGG; this is encoded by the coding sequence ATGAGCCAACAGTTTCAACACGATGTCCTGGTGATCGGCAGCGGCGCGGCAGGTTTGAGCCTTGCGCTGACCCTCCCCAGCCACCTGCGCATTGCGGTACTGAGCAAGGGCGACCTGGCCAACGGCTCGACATTCTGGGCCCAGGGCGGTGTCGCCGCCGTGCTGGACGACGCCGACACGGTGCAATCCCACGTCGAAGACACCCTCAACGCCGGTGGTGGCCTGTGCAATGAAGAGGCGGTGCGCTTCACCGTCGAGCACAGCCGCGAAGCCATCCAATGGCTGATCGATCAAGGCGTGCCCTTTACCCGCGACGACCACGCCGGCAGCGACGACGGCGGTTTTGAATTTCACCTGACCCGCGAAGGCGGCCACAGCCACCGCCGCATCATCCACGCCGCAGACGCCACCGGCGCCGCCATCTTCAGGACCCTGCTCGACCAAGCACGCCAGCGCCCCAATATCGAATTACTGGAACAGCGCGTCGCCGTCGACCTGATCACCGAAAAACGCCTGGGCCTGGACGGCGAGCGCTGCCTCGGCGCTTATGTGCTCAACCGCGCCAGCGGCGAAGTCGACACCTACGGCGCGCGCTTCACTATTCTCGCTTCCGGCGGCGCGGCCAAGGTCTACCTCTATACCAGCAACCCCGACGGCGCCTGTGGCGACGGCATCGCCATGGCCTGGCGCTCGGGCTGCCGGGTGGCGAACCTGGAGTTCAACCAGTTCCACCCTACTTGCCTGTATCACCCGCAAGCCAAGAGTTTCCTGATCACCGAAGCCCTGCGTGGTGAAGGCGCCCATCTGAAACTGCCCAACGGCGAACGCTTCATGCAACGCTTCGACCCGCGCGCCGAACTGGCCCCGCGCGATATCGTCGCCCGCGCCATAGACCATGAAATGAAACGCCTGGGCATCGACTGTGTCTACCTGGACATCAGCCACAAGCCCGAAGCTTTCATCAAGACCCATTTCCCGACCGTCTATGAGCGCTGCCTGGCGTTCAACATCGACATCACCAAAGGCCCGATTCCCGTGGTGCCGGCTGCGCACTACACCTGCGGCGGCGTGATGGTCGACAGGCACGGCCGCACCGATGTACCGGGCCTGTATGCCATTGGCGAGACCAGTTTCACCGGCCTGCACGGCGCCAACCGCATGGCCAGCAATTCGTTACTCGAATGCTTCGTCTATGCGCGCTCGGCGGCGACGGACATTCTCGAACAATTGTCACGCATCCCGGTGCCGGCCGCCCTGCCCCGCTGGGACGCCAGCCAAGTGACCGATTCGGATGAAGACGTGATCATTGCCCACAACTGGGACGAGCTGCGCCGTTTCATGTGGGACTATGTGGGGATCGTGCGCACTAATAAACGCCTGCAGCGCGCACAGCATCGGGTGCGCTTGCTACTGGATGAGATCGACGAGTTCTACAGTAACTATAAGGTCAGCCGCGATCTGATCGAACTGCGCAACCTGGCCCAGGTTGCCGAACTGATGATTCGTTCAGCCATGGAGCGCAAGGAAAGTCGCGGCCTGCATTACACCCTCGACTACCCGCAGATGCTGCCCGAGGCGCGCGACACTATCCTGGCGCCAACCACCTACGGCGGCTGA